A region of the Haematobia irritans isolate KBUSLIRL chromosome 5, ASM5000362v1, whole genome shotgun sequence genome:
aattgcatATTGGATTTGTGTAATATCGCCATGAGTCTGCAATAGTTTCTTATAATATACTTTGGGGCAGTAATTCAATTCGATTTCTCCATAGGTAAATATTCGAGATTTACAATCGGGACCACCTTCTGAGGGTTCCATCTCAACGAAATTATCACGCATGaaatctctataaaataaagacaaaatttatttatgttaatttttttaagaaaatcacaattaaatataattttaaaaaaattttatcaaatggaaATTTGTAGCAATgggattaataaaaaaaaaaaaaacaaaaaaaaattaagtggaaattcttagaaaatttcgtaaatattTCTTTGGCAAAGTtaagtcaaaattaatttttctttgtaatttcaaattcatttcatttcaattaaattaatggccATTTGGCAATCACTATCTCTCTATCTAACAATGAAGTGAGATGATCTCATTCCTCACACTTGACCCACTTACTCTGTTAGATTATCAAAGCCCATGGAACCGAAGAACGAACAACTGATATTCACCAAATCGAAGGGGAACCATTCCAAATCATCCAATTCATGTTGGACATTGGGTAGCTTTCTTTGGGGGAAGGGATTACGTAAAACCGATTGTTTCTTCCATGACTGATACATGGCCTGTTCCATAAGATGATGGGGTATTAGACCTGAGGGTGGTATAACATCATCACCATAGCGAACACGTAAGGCATGTTTCAAATGGCCGTGCATTTCCTTATAGAAAGGTTGTATGGCTTCCATTAGCTCTTCCAACTCGGCTAGGAAATTATCATCTTCATATTGATCATACCAAATGGCTGATGCTGGCATTTCGGGTGAGGACATATTCTGATAGTAATGAATGTAATAATGCAGGGCATCCTTAATTTGGGATGGCATACGGCTACGCCATTCGCCCCAATACCATttgatttcatccaaatcatcaCTATTGGCTATGACAGATTTAATTTGATGTATGAAGGCCATATCAGAACATCTGGGACTGGCATGACGTTGGGCCTTCTGGCGATtgcatacaaatttttgttttgacatTGATTTCAGGGTATTTGTAGCTCTCTTGAATTCATAATTCAAAGGGGGATATTTTGCTCCCCTAAGGATAACCTGAAATTGGCGTTGCAGCATaggattttggaaatttttccaatcaaatttttccaatGTGTCATAGAAAGGACGTAAATTTTCACGCATTAGAATTTCTGGACTAATAACATCATCGGAGAATTGACGATAAGCGGTGGCTTTCTCCCAATAGACTTCATTGATTTGTTCCATAAGCTCTTCGGCACATTTTTCACTAAAACAATTGCTTTTCAGATTACCCTCTACAGCTACCACCAAAAATAGGTATACAATCAAGGCCTTATGGAGGGGGAGGGGGAGAAAATAGGAATACCTTaataattatttctaaaaatatgatTATTGTCTTACCTTCAGGCTTAGAATAGCCATCTTGAACGATGATGATAGCGCGGAATCCAAAATAGAACTAACAGTTGAttcttatttgatttttgtttagtaAACTGAATTGACATTctcacaaattaaaaaaaaaatagagataACCTCTGCATAAGCTGAAGTAAACATATCAAACAATTGCTGTAGCATTGCGTATTTGTGTTGGTAACATTGAGT
Encoded here:
- the LOC142238951 gene encoding angiotensin-converting enzyme-like, with the translated sequence MAILSLKALIVYLFLVVAVEGNLKSNCFSEKCAEELMEQINEVYWEKATAYRQFSDDVISPEILMRENLRPFYDTLEKFDWKNFQNPMLQRQFQVILRGAKYPPLNYEFKRATNTLKSMSKQKFVCNRQKAQRHASPRCSDMAFIHQIKSVIANSDDLDEIKWYWGEWRSRMPSQIKDALHYYIHYYQNMSSPEMPASAIWYDQYEDDNFLAELEELMEAIQPFYKEMHGHLKHALRVRYGDDVIPPSGLIPHHLMEQAMYQSWKKQSVLRNPFPQRKLPNVQHELDDLEWFPFDLVNISCSFFGSMGFDNLTEDFMRDNFVEMEPSEGGPDCKSRIFTYGEIELNYCPKVYYKKLLQTHGDITQIQYAILKNNLSVGLNQEASPGFANAMGEAVILSVSTPQHLQGKLGLLTDYDYDDILNLNRLYRMAVHTVLTIPSYFVHEKLWADMIDNRVSPENYNCHYWNLMAKYMGVGPTMETKNGSYDMPYKFYEGIVDQFRSTRKLFGEFLGYQIYRAVCLKIGEFQRGNAYKILHNCDFGSNKQAGKIFKDIMSAGSTKPWRKIIKPITIKNVEKLTATAFLEYYEPLHTWIAEDNVEKNLPVGWKTNDDKCNPSTAALNGDTEVY